From the genome of Phytohabitans rumicis, one region includes:
- a CDS encoding serine/threonine-protein kinase, translated as MTDTVPSALPLPVVPGLSGLSVLARGGYATVYRATQESVAREVAVKVENRTLDNERDQRRFLREARAAGRMSSHPHVVDLFDAGVTADQHPYLIMELCDGSYADRMRTAPLEPGETREVGVKIADALADAHQLGVLHRDVKPANILCSRFGEPALADFGLAVLAEARDSSVTLEVLTPAYAPPEMFRHSAPSPAVDVYALCATLYAVMRGKPPRWRDDRNPSLITLLELFNHPIPDLPSVPRALMEVLRYGMANEPDARPSAGQLRDMLAGVSLGTPAANVYISRAYASPPAPPTTAPTPPSLLVPPPSPPRTPDDTPTVSRGGRKRGLRWFLAGLGALALVGLISTSAWYVSRDTEPGPKPTGVAQSTFAGGGGALPGCLVPLAGGRCTDELECYGPLEASGPDARASRVACTGRHTWEAYAVGDLPAGGDLEDVAGKLCTNLTFRRTTLLLSTAGWQFEVLPPQGSDRTFRCLAGKGQDALESPTLAR; from the coding sequence GTGACCGACACCGTTCCCAGCGCGCTGCCGTTGCCGGTGGTGCCAGGGCTGTCCGGATTGTCGGTGCTTGCCCGAGGTGGGTACGCGACCGTATACCGGGCCACCCAGGAGTCGGTCGCGCGCGAGGTCGCGGTAAAGGTGGAAAACCGGACTCTCGACAACGAGCGCGACCAGCGGCGGTTCCTGCGCGAGGCGCGGGCGGCGGGCCGGATGTCGTCCCATCCGCACGTCGTCGACCTCTTCGACGCCGGCGTGACCGCCGACCAGCACCCCTATCTGATCATGGAGCTGTGCGACGGCTCGTACGCCGACCGGATGCGCACCGCGCCGCTCGAACCGGGCGAGACCCGCGAGGTCGGCGTCAAGATCGCCGATGCGCTGGCGGACGCCCACCAGCTCGGCGTGCTGCACCGCGACGTCAAGCCCGCCAACATCCTCTGCTCCCGCTTCGGCGAGCCGGCGCTGGCCGACTTCGGGCTCGCCGTCCTCGCCGAGGCCCGCGACTCCTCGGTGACGCTCGAGGTGCTCACCCCGGCGTACGCGCCGCCGGAGATGTTCCGGCACAGCGCGCCGTCGCCGGCCGTCGACGTGTACGCCCTCTGCGCCACCCTGTACGCGGTCATGCGCGGCAAGCCGCCCCGCTGGCGCGACGACCGCAACCCGAGCCTCATCACGCTGCTGGAACTCTTCAACCATCCCATCCCGGACCTGCCCAGCGTGCCGAGGGCGCTGATGGAGGTGCTGCGGTACGGCATGGCCAACGAGCCGGACGCGCGCCCCTCCGCCGGGCAGCTGCGCGACATGCTGGCCGGGGTCTCGCTCGGCACGCCCGCCGCCAACGTCTACATCTCCCGGGCGTACGCGTCTCCACCCGCGCCACCCACGACCGCGCCCACGCCGCCGTCTCTGCTTGTGCCGCCGCCGTCGCCGCCCCGGACCCCGGACGACACGCCGACCGTGTCCCGCGGCGGCCGCAAGCGCGGACTGCGCTGGTTCCTCGCCGGCCTCGGTGCGCTCGCGCTGGTCGGCCTGATCAGCACCAGCGCCTGGTACGTCTCCCGGGACACGGAGCCGGGGCCGAAGCCGACCGGAGTCGCGCAGAGCACGTTCGCCGGCGGCGGTGGCGCGCTCCCCGGTTGCCTGGTGCCGTTGGCGGGCGGGCGCTGCACCGACGAGTTGGAGTGCTACGGCCCGCTGGAGGCGAGCGGCCCGGACGCCCGGGCATCCCGGGTCGCCTGCACCGGGCGCCACACCTGGGAGGCGTACGCCGTGGGCGACCTGCCCGCCGGCGGCGACCTCGAGGACGTCGCGGGCAAGCTGTGCACCAACCTGACCTTCCGGCGTACGACGCTGCTGCTGTCGACCGCGGGATGGCAGTTCGAGGTGCTGCCGCCGCAGGGCAGTGACCGCACGTTCCGCTGCCTGGCCGGCAAGGGTCAGGACGCGCTGGAAAGTCCGACGCTGGCCCGTTGA
- a CDS encoding cellulose binding domain-containing protein, translated as MLPWVPAVFGVGIMLGLLVFAVVSLRPSDPDGVSLPAAVTNTPPFLAGPSVPDSGDSGVATPEAPRASVTPSPTPARTTAAPRPTRTTAPPAPPPPPAPELTGRYRVVESFSDTFIGEVRVANSANGARNWTVRLEFPANVGGLRTFWVEGAQQPKLQRSGNAFIFTSGASVGAGKVALLRFQFNRTGSVSTPTACSVNGTACSGL; from the coding sequence ATGCTGCCGTGGGTGCCCGCGGTCTTCGGCGTGGGCATCATGCTCGGATTGCTCGTCTTCGCGGTCGTCAGCCTGCGACCGTCGGATCCTGACGGAGTCAGCCTCCCGGCGGCGGTGACGAACACGCCGCCGTTCCTGGCCGGGCCGAGCGTGCCGGACAGCGGCGACTCCGGCGTGGCGACACCGGAGGCGCCCCGCGCGTCGGTGACCCCGTCGCCGACGCCCGCGCGTACGACGGCCGCACCGCGGCCGACCCGGACCACGGCACCGCCCGCACCCCCACCGCCGCCGGCTCCCGAACTGACCGGGCGCTACCGGGTGGTGGAGTCCTTCAGCGACACGTTCATCGGCGAGGTGAGAGTGGCCAACTCGGCGAACGGCGCTCGAAACTGGACGGTCCGGCTGGAGTTCCCGGCCAACGTCGGCGGGCTGCGCACGTTCTGGGTGGAGGGCGCGCAGCAGCCCAAGCTCCAACGGTCCGGGAACGCCTTCATCTTCACGAGCGGGGCGTCGGTGGGGGCGGGCAAGGTGGCCCTGCTGAGGTTCCAGTTCAACCGCACCGGCTCGGTGTCGACCCCGACCGCCTGCTCGGTGAACGGCACCGCCTGCAGCGGCCTCTAG
- a CDS encoding acyl-CoA dehydrogenase family protein, with protein MDFELTPAQSDLRDAVAALGRRYGHEYFVAKAKAGEHTTELWAEAGKLGYLGVNVPEEYGGGGGGITELAIVCEELAAAGCPLLLLVVSPAIAGTVIAKHGTPAQRSSFLPGIADGTRKVAFAITEPEAGSNFHRLGTTARRDGDDWLLSGRKCFISGVDEASYVLVVARVAAGDKLQPALFLVPTDAAGLTASKLDMEILSPEDQWLLYLDDVRLPADALVGSVDAGLPALFSGLNPERITVAAMAAGTARYALARASTYTATRQVWGRPIGAHQGVAHPLAHAAIQVELARLMIAKAATLYDAGRDVEAGVAANMAKYAAADASALAVDTAIQVHGGNGMTTDYGVATLLGAVRAGRIAPVSREMILNYVSQHVLGQPRSY; from the coding sequence ATGGATTTCGAGCTCACCCCTGCACAGTCCGACCTCCGCGACGCGGTCGCCGCTCTTGGCCGCCGCTACGGCCACGAGTACTTCGTGGCCAAGGCCAAAGCCGGCGAGCACACCACCGAGCTGTGGGCCGAGGCCGGCAAGCTCGGCTACCTGGGCGTCAACGTCCCCGAGGAGTACGGCGGCGGTGGCGGCGGCATCACCGAGCTGGCCATCGTGTGCGAGGAGCTGGCCGCGGCCGGCTGCCCGCTGCTGCTGCTCGTGGTCTCGCCGGCCATCGCCGGGACGGTCATCGCCAAGCACGGCACTCCGGCCCAGCGCTCGTCGTTTCTGCCCGGTATCGCCGACGGCACCCGCAAGGTGGCCTTCGCCATCACCGAGCCGGAGGCCGGCTCCAACTTCCACCGGCTCGGCACGACCGCCCGCCGGGACGGCGACGACTGGCTGCTCTCCGGCCGCAAGTGCTTCATCTCCGGCGTGGACGAGGCGTCCTACGTGTTGGTCGTGGCCCGGGTGGCCGCCGGCGACAAGCTCCAGCCGGCGCTCTTCCTCGTCCCGACCGACGCCGCGGGGCTGACCGCGTCCAAGCTGGACATGGAGATCCTCTCGCCGGAAGACCAGTGGCTGCTCTACCTCGACGACGTGCGCCTACCCGCCGACGCGCTGGTCGGCAGCGTCGACGCGGGACTGCCGGCCCTCTTCAGCGGGCTCAACCCGGAGCGGATCACGGTCGCCGCGATGGCCGCCGGCACCGCCCGGTACGCGTTGGCGCGCGCCTCGACGTACACGGCCACCCGGCAGGTGTGGGGCCGGCCGATCGGCGCCCACCAAGGGGTTGCGCACCCGCTGGCGCACGCCGCCATCCAGGTCGAGCTGGCCAGGCTGATGATCGCCAAGGCGGCCACCCTGTACGACGCGGGCCGTGACGTGGAGGCCGGCGTCGCCGCCAACATGGCCAAGTACGCGGCCGCCGACGCCTCGGCGCTCGCCGTGGACACGGCCATCCAGGTGCACGGCGGCAACGGCATGACCACCGACTACGGCGTGGCCACCCTGCTGGGCGCCGTACGCGCCGGCCGCATAGCCCCGGTCAGCCGCGAAATGATCTTGAACTACGTCTCCCAACACGTCCTCGGCCAACCCCGCTCGTACTGA
- a CDS encoding ATP-binding protein, whose amino-acid sequence MIRRLLVANRGEIARRVFATCRLIGIETVAVYSDADADSPHVAEADYAVHLPGNAPTATYLRGDLMVAAARKTGADAVHPGYGFLSENADFAAAVADAGLTWVGPPAKVIKVMGSKIEAKALLADAGVPMLPTFLNPDEVTEFPVLVKASAGGGGRGMRIVRDAESLAEAVASARREAAGAFGDGTVFCEKYVDRARHVEVQIFADTHGNVVPFGERECSIQRRHQKIIEETPSPAVTPTMREELCAAAVSAARTVGYVGAGTVEFLLAPSGEFYFLEMNTRLQVEHAVTECVSGFDLVQLQLLVAEGLPLPIVGGAPIRGHAIEVRLCAEDPAYAWLPATGTLHRLRVPEVAAEFRPLLQPGLRLDSGVRDGSVVGVHYDSMLAKLIAWAPTRHEAARLLASALTRSQIHGVVTNRDLLVRVLRHPSFQSGGIDTGFLDRHPEVFAPLLSSVDAVRVSCLAAALAEAAARRSSAAVLSSLPSGWRNVPSAAQTTLYDGPAGPVEVGYRLDRAGELASWWVRAVDPDDLDLAGLGQPPVTGDHPPVALVSATPEGVVLDVNGIRLSLGVERIGDVSYVDSAEGSVALTELPRFPEPTAELAEGSLVAPLPGAVSRVLVTPGQRVDAGDLLMTLEAMKLEHPVHAPAAGVVASVPVSQGSQVDTGTVLAVLTPPE is encoded by the coding sequence ATGATCAGACGCCTACTGGTGGCCAACCGGGGTGAGATCGCCCGGCGCGTCTTCGCCACCTGCCGGCTGATCGGCATCGAGACGGTGGCCGTCTACTCCGACGCGGACGCCGACTCGCCGCACGTCGCCGAGGCGGACTACGCCGTACACCTGCCGGGGAACGCGCCGACCGCGACGTACCTGCGGGGCGACCTGATGGTGGCCGCGGCCCGCAAGACCGGCGCGGACGCCGTACACCCGGGCTATGGGTTTCTCTCGGAGAACGCGGACTTCGCGGCGGCCGTGGCCGACGCGGGCCTGACCTGGGTCGGCCCGCCAGCCAAGGTCATCAAGGTGATGGGCTCCAAGATCGAGGCGAAGGCGCTGCTGGCCGACGCCGGCGTGCCGATGCTGCCCACCTTCCTGAACCCGGACGAGGTGACCGAGTTTCCGGTGCTGGTCAAGGCGTCCGCCGGTGGCGGCGGGCGGGGCATGCGGATCGTGCGCGACGCGGAGTCGCTCGCCGAGGCCGTGGCCTCGGCCCGCCGCGAGGCGGCCGGCGCGTTCGGCGACGGGACCGTGTTCTGCGAGAAGTACGTGGACCGGGCCCGGCACGTCGAGGTGCAGATCTTCGCGGACACGCACGGGAACGTGGTGCCGTTCGGCGAGCGCGAGTGCTCCATCCAGCGCCGGCACCAGAAGATCATCGAGGAGACGCCGTCGCCGGCCGTCACGCCCACGATGCGCGAGGAGTTGTGCGCGGCCGCCGTGTCCGCCGCCCGCACCGTGGGGTACGTCGGCGCCGGGACGGTCGAGTTCCTGCTCGCGCCGTCCGGCGAGTTCTACTTCCTGGAGATGAACACGCGGCTGCAGGTCGAGCACGCGGTGACCGAGTGCGTGTCCGGCTTCGACCTGGTGCAGCTCCAGCTCCTGGTCGCCGAAGGGCTCCCACTGCCGATCGTCGGGGGCGCGCCGATCCGCGGCCACGCGATCGAGGTGCGGCTCTGCGCGGAGGACCCGGCGTACGCCTGGCTGCCCGCCACCGGCACCCTGCACCGGCTGCGGGTGCCCGAGGTCGCGGCCGAGTTCCGCCCGCTGCTGCAGCCGGGCCTGCGACTCGACTCCGGGGTACGGGACGGCTCGGTCGTCGGCGTGCACTACGACTCGATGCTGGCCAAGCTGATCGCCTGGGCGCCGACCCGGCACGAGGCCGCCCGGCTGCTCGCCTCGGCGCTGACCCGGTCCCAGATCCACGGCGTGGTCACCAACCGGGACCTGCTGGTACGCGTGCTGCGGCACCCGTCGTTCCAGTCCGGCGGCATCGACACCGGCTTCCTGGACCGGCACCCCGAGGTGTTCGCCCCGCTGCTGTCCTCTGTGGACGCCGTACGCGTCTCCTGCCTCGCCGCGGCGCTCGCCGAGGCCGCGGCCCGGCGCTCGTCGGCAGCGGTGCTCAGCTCGCTCCCGTCCGGCTGGCGCAACGTGCCGTCCGCGGCCCAGACCACCCTGTACGACGGTCCCGCCGGCCCCGTCGAGGTCGGCTACCGGCTGGACCGGGCCGGCGAGCTGGCAAGTTGGTGGGTGCGCGCGGTCGACCCGGATGACCTCGACCTCGCGGGTCTCGGCCAGCCGCCGGTCACCGGCGACCACCCGCCGGTCGCGCTCGTGTCGGCCACGCCGGAGGGCGTCGTCCTCGACGTGAACGGCATCCGGCTCTCCCTCGGCGTGGAGCGGATCGGCGACGTGTCGTACGTGGACAGTGCGGAGGGCTCGGTCGCCCTCACCGAGTTGCCCCGCTTCCCCGAACCCACGGCGGAGCTGGCCGAGGGCTCGCTGGTCGCGCCGCTGCCCGGCGCCGTCAGCCGGGTGCTGGTCACCCCCGGCCAGCGCGTCGACGCCGGCGACCTGCTCATGACCCTCGAAGCGATGAAGCTGGAACACCCCGTACACGCCCCGGCCGCCGGGGTCGTGGCCTCCGTGCCGGTCAGCCAGGGCAGCCAAGTCGACACCGGAACAGTCTTAGCGGTTCTCACCCCTCCCGAGTAG
- a CDS encoding acyl-CoA carboxylase subunit beta, with protein sequence MTVLGTAIDPRNPSYLENRGTMIERLAELDAALDAARGGGGEKYVTRHHARGKLLPRERIELLLDRDAPFLELSPVAGWGTDFPVGAGVVTGIGVVEGVECVIVANDPTVRGGAVNPYTLKKTRRAGEIALANRLPLVNLVESGGADLPSQAEIFIPGGRVFRDLTRLSAARIPTLSVVFGNATAGGAYVPGMSDYTIMVRNQAKVFLAGPPLVRMATGEVTDDESLGGAAMHAAKSGLADFVAEDERDGIRLARQCVRRLNWRKAGPAPRLAVAPKYDAEDLLAIASADLKVPFDPREVLARVLDGSEFDEFKPAYGTALVTGWGELHGYPVGILANARGVLFSEEAQKATQFIQLANASDTPLLFLQNTTGYMVGAEYEQRGIIKHGALMINAVANSTVPHVTVNLGASYGAGNYGMCGRAFEPRFLFSWPNAKSAVMGPTQLAGVLSIVARQAAEAKGQPYDEDSDKAMRAMAERQIEAESAALFLSGRLYDDGIIDPRDTRTALGLSLSAIHSGPIKGAEGFGVFRM encoded by the coding sequence ATGACCGTCCTGGGCACCGCCATCGACCCGCGCAACCCGTCGTACCTGGAAAACCGCGGCACGATGATCGAACGGCTCGCGGAGCTGGACGCGGCGCTGGACGCCGCCCGCGGCGGCGGCGGCGAGAAGTACGTGACCCGCCACCACGCCCGCGGCAAGCTGCTCCCACGGGAACGCATCGAGCTGCTGCTCGACCGGGATGCGCCGTTCCTCGAACTGTCCCCGGTCGCCGGCTGGGGCACCGACTTCCCGGTGGGCGCCGGCGTGGTGACCGGCATCGGGGTGGTCGAGGGTGTCGAGTGCGTGATCGTCGCGAACGATCCGACGGTACGCGGTGGCGCGGTCAACCCGTACACGTTGAAGAAGACCCGACGGGCCGGCGAGATCGCGCTGGCGAACCGTCTTCCGCTGGTCAACCTGGTCGAGTCCGGCGGCGCCGACCTGCCCAGCCAGGCGGAGATCTTCATACCGGGCGGCCGGGTCTTCCGCGACCTGACCCGGCTCTCGGCGGCGCGCATCCCGACGCTGAGCGTGGTCTTCGGCAACGCGACGGCCGGCGGCGCGTACGTCCCGGGCATGTCGGACTACACGATCATGGTGCGCAACCAGGCGAAGGTCTTCCTGGCCGGGCCGCCGCTCGTGCGGATGGCGACCGGCGAGGTCACCGACGACGAGTCGCTCGGCGGGGCCGCGATGCACGCCGCCAAGTCCGGGCTGGCCGACTTCGTGGCCGAGGACGAGCGGGACGGGATCCGGCTGGCCCGCCAGTGCGTACGCCGGCTGAACTGGCGCAAGGCCGGACCGGCGCCGCGTCTCGCGGTGGCTCCGAAGTACGACGCGGAAGATCTCCTCGCGATCGCCAGCGCCGACCTGAAGGTGCCGTTCGACCCGCGCGAGGTGCTGGCCCGGGTGCTGGACGGCAGCGAGTTCGACGAGTTCAAGCCGGCGTACGGCACCGCGCTCGTCACCGGCTGGGGTGAGCTGCACGGCTACCCGGTCGGGATCCTGGCGAACGCCCGGGGCGTGCTCTTCTCCGAGGAGGCGCAGAAGGCGACCCAGTTCATCCAGCTCGCCAACGCGTCCGACACGCCGCTGCTCTTCCTGCAGAACACGACCGGTTACATGGTCGGCGCCGAGTACGAGCAGCGCGGCATCATCAAGCACGGCGCCCTGATGATCAACGCGGTGGCCAACTCGACGGTGCCGCACGTGACGGTCAACCTGGGTGCGTCGTACGGCGCGGGCAACTACGGCATGTGCGGCCGGGCGTTCGAGCCGCGGTTCCTCTTCAGCTGGCCGAACGCCAAGTCGGCCGTCATGGGCCCGACCCAGCTCGCCGGCGTGCTGTCGATCGTGGCCCGGCAGGCGGCCGAGGCCAAGGGCCAGCCGTACGACGAGGACTCCGACAAGGCCATGCGCGCGATGGCCGAGCGGCAGATCGAGGCGGAGTCGGCCGCGCTCTTCCTCTCCGGCCGGCTCTACGACGACGGGATCATCGACCCGCGCGACACCCGGACCGCGCTCGGGCTCAGTCTGTCCGCGATCCATAGTGGACCGATCAAGGGCGCCGAGGGCTTCGGCGTCTTTCGGATGTGA
- a CDS encoding acyl-CoA dehydrogenase family protein codes for MNTPERRQLRELARRFAVREIVPHLDGWERAGQVPRALHAAAAKVGLLGLGYAESVGGSGGDLLDTVAVTEEIIGAGGSSGLMAALFTHGIALPHIVSAGGEDLTDRYVRPTLAGELIGALAITEPGGGSDVAAIGTTARRDGDHYVVNGAKAYITSGVRADFVTTAVRTEGGLSLLVIDRGTPGFTVTGPLEKMGWHCSDTAELSFVDTMVPKTNLVGPEGQAFPLIMRHFASERIALAVHAYAVAQRCLDLTVAWCRDRQTFGRPLASRQLVRHRLAEMATRTDAARTYVHQVAIRVAAGEPLVTEVAMAKNIAVAACDWVVDQAVQLHGGFGYLRGAEVERHYRDARILGIGGGTTEIMNEIIAKQMGV; via the coding sequence GTGAACACCCCCGAGCGGCGGCAGCTGCGCGAGCTGGCCAGGCGGTTCGCCGTACGGGAGATCGTGCCGCACCTCGACGGGTGGGAGCGCGCCGGCCAGGTGCCTCGCGCCCTGCACGCCGCCGCCGCCAAGGTGGGCCTGCTCGGGCTCGGGTACGCCGAGTCGGTCGGCGGCAGCGGCGGTGACCTGCTCGACACGGTCGCGGTGACCGAAGAGATCATCGGGGCGGGCGGGTCGTCGGGGTTGATGGCGGCCCTGTTCACGCACGGCATCGCGCTGCCGCACATCGTCTCGGCCGGCGGCGAGGACCTGACCGACCGCTATGTACGCCCCACGCTCGCCGGTGAGCTGATCGGCGCGCTGGCGATCACCGAGCCGGGCGGCGGTTCGGACGTCGCGGCGATCGGCACGACCGCCCGCCGGGACGGCGACCACTACGTGGTGAACGGCGCCAAGGCGTACATCACCAGCGGGGTACGCGCCGACTTCGTCACCACCGCGGTGCGTACCGAGGGCGGCCTCTCGCTGCTCGTGATCGACCGGGGTACGCCGGGCTTCACGGTGACCGGGCCGCTGGAGAAGATGGGCTGGCACTGCTCCGACACCGCCGAGCTGTCCTTTGTGGACACGATGGTCCCGAAGACCAACCTCGTCGGCCCGGAAGGGCAGGCGTTCCCCCTGATCATGAGGCACTTCGCCAGCGAGCGGATCGCGCTGGCGGTCCACGCGTACGCGGTCGCCCAGCGCTGCCTCGACCTCACGGTCGCCTGGTGCCGGGACCGGCAGACCTTCGGCCGGCCGCTCGCCAGCCGGCAACTCGTCCGCCATCGGCTCGCCGAGATGGCCACCCGCACCGACGCCGCTCGCACGTATGTACACCAGGTCGCGATCCGTGTCGCTGCGGGCGAGCCACTCGTTACGGAGGTGGCGATGGCGAAGAACATCGCTGTCGCGGCGTGCGACTGGGTGGTCGACCAGGCGGTGCAACTGCACGGCGGGTTCGGCTACCTGCGCGGCGCGGAGGTGGAGCGGCACTACCGGGACGCGCGGATCCTCGGGATCGGCGGCGGCACGACGGAGATCATGAACGAGATCATCGCGAAACAGATGGGGGTCTGA
- a CDS encoding TIGR03084 family metal-binding protein codes for MVDLAVLLADLADESADLDARVGPLPDAHWARLTPADGWTIGHQIAHLAWTDHVATLSATDPDAFFASLAGSAVDPEHFVDRGTEEFLAPPAELLARWRAGRAALAEALAAAPPGAKLPWYGTAMSPVSMATGRIMETWAHGQDVADTLGHRRTPTERLRHIAYLGVRTLTHSFLTHGRAAPAAPVRVELISPSGIWEYGPSDATDRVTGPALDFCLLVTQRRHRADLALVATGPVADEWLDVAQAFAGPPGIGRQPSGARP; via the coding sequence ATGGTCGATCTCGCCGTACTGCTCGCCGATCTCGCCGACGAGTCGGCGGACCTGGACGCCCGGGTCGGCCCGCTGCCGGATGCGCACTGGGCCCGGCTGACGCCCGCCGACGGCTGGACCATCGGGCACCAGATCGCGCACCTGGCCTGGACCGACCACGTCGCGACGCTCTCCGCCACCGACCCGGACGCGTTCTTCGCCTCGCTGGCCGGGTCCGCGGTTGACCCCGAGCACTTCGTCGACCGGGGCACCGAAGAGTTCCTGGCGCCGCCCGCCGAGCTGCTCGCCCGCTGGCGGGCCGGGCGCGCGGCGCTCGCCGAGGCGCTGGCCGCCGCGCCGCCAGGGGCCAAGCTGCCCTGGTACGGCACCGCCATGTCGCCCGTCTCGATGGCCACCGGCCGGATCATGGAGACCTGGGCGCACGGCCAGGACGTCGCGGACACCCTCGGGCACCGGCGCACCCCGACCGAGCGCCTGCGGCACATCGCGTACCTCGGCGTCCGTACCCTCACGCACAGCTTCCTGACCCACGGCCGCGCGGCGCCGGCGGCGCCGGTCCGGGTCGAGCTGATCAGCCCGTCCGGCATCTGGGAGTACGGTCCGAGCGACGCCACCGACCGGGTCACCGGCCCGGCGTTGGACTTCTGCCTGCTCGTCACGCAGCGCCGGCACCGCGCCGACCTGGCCCTCGTCGCCACCGGCCCGGTCGCCGACGAGTGGCTCGACGTCGCGCAGGCGTTCGCCGGGCCGCCCGGCATCGGCCGCCAGCCCTCCGGTGCGCGGCCATGA
- a CDS encoding TetR/AcrR family transcriptional regulator, whose product MATVPVRTPQQQRSRATQARLLEATVECLVERGWSGTTTTVVAARAGVSRGAQLHHYPTKASLVMAAVGHLAERRAEEIRTEAALLPAGTQRLDRLIDMLAAAFTGPLFVAALELWVAARTDAELRAALVPLEAKVGREMHRLTVDLLGADERTPGVREAVQATLDLLRGLGVANLLSDDSHRRTALLAAWKRQLATVLASGR is encoded by the coding sequence CTGGCAACCGTGCCGGTACGGACGCCACAACAGCAGCGCAGTCGCGCCACCCAGGCCCGCCTTCTGGAGGCGACCGTGGAGTGCCTGGTCGAGCGCGGCTGGTCGGGCACGACCACCACGGTCGTCGCCGCTCGGGCCGGTGTCTCGCGCGGCGCCCAGCTACACCACTACCCGACCAAGGCGTCTCTGGTCATGGCGGCCGTCGGGCACCTCGCCGAGCGCCGCGCGGAGGAGATCCGCACCGAGGCGGCCCTGCTCCCGGCGGGCACCCAGCGGCTCGACCGGCTGATCGACATGCTCGCCGCCGCGTTCACCGGGCCGCTCTTCGTCGCGGCCCTGGAGTTGTGGGTGGCCGCCCGCACCGACGCGGAGCTGCGCGCCGCGCTGGTGCCGTTGGAGGCCAAGGTCGGCCGGGAGATGCACCGGCTGACCGTCGACCTGCTGGGTGCGGACGAGCGCACCCCGGGCGTACGGGAGGCCGTGCAGGCCACCCTCGATCTGCTCCGCGGGCTCGGCGTCGCCAACCTGCTCTCGGACGACTCGCACCGCCGCACCGCCCTGCTCGCCGCGTGGAAGCGGCAGCTCGCCACCGTCCTCGCCAGCGGGAGGTAA
- a CDS encoding Crp/Fnr family transcriptional regulator — protein MDEVLARSGIFQGVDPEAAEALAKEMETIETRKGEVVFNEGEPGDSLYIVLSGKIKLGRRAADGRQNLISVMGPSDMLGELSLFDPGPRTATATAVTDTRLARLRKQALRPWLNNRPEIAEQLLRVLARRLRRTNDALADLIFTDVPGRVAKNLLQMAGRFGTRDGGVLRVTHDLTQEELAQLVGASRETVNKALADFASRGWLRLDGKSVIILDPERLARRARV, from the coding sequence ATGGACGAGGTACTGGCCCGCAGCGGGATCTTCCAGGGCGTCGACCCCGAGGCGGCGGAAGCGCTCGCCAAGGAGATGGAGACGATCGAGACCCGCAAGGGCGAGGTCGTGTTCAACGAGGGCGAGCCCGGCGACAGCCTCTACATCGTGCTGTCCGGCAAGATCAAGTTGGGTCGGCGCGCCGCCGACGGCCGGCAAAACCTCATCTCCGTCATGGGGCCGTCCGACATGCTCGGCGAGCTGTCCCTCTTCGACCCGGGTCCACGCACCGCCACGGCGACCGCGGTCACCGACACCCGCCTGGCCCGGCTGCGCAAGCAGGCCCTGCGGCCGTGGCTCAACAACCGTCCGGAGATCGCCGAGCAGCTCCTACGCGTGCTGGCCCGCCGGCTCCGCCGCACCAACGACGCGCTCGCCGACCTGATCTTCACGGACGTGCCCGGCCGGGTAGCGAAGAACCTGCTCCAGATGGCCGGCCGGTTCGGCACCCGCGACGGCGGCGTGCTGCGGGTGACCCACGACCTCACCCAGGAGGAGCTGGCCCAGCTCGTCGGCGCGTCCCGCGAGACGGTCAACAAGGCGCTGGCCGACTTCGCGTCCCGCGGCTGGCTCCGGCTGGACGGCAAGAGCGTCATCATCCTCGACCCGGAGCGGCTGGCCCGCCGCGCCCGCGTCTGA
- a CDS encoding adenosylcobinamide amidohydrolase, translating to MPVEPILTMRREDGYDIPLLVWRLDEPLLAISSAPLGGGIGVRGWVVNATVPMSYRRDDPDVHLTELAECLGLTGPGIGLLTGVDVAEVVSAGDGGVRVWATVGLGDPIWAAAPPSDAPPAAGTVNIVVRVPVRLSDAALVNAVATATEAKAQALWDLGLPATGTATDAVSILCAHDGPPAAYGGPRSEWGARVARAVHAAVRAGGGTGKGSGMPWSERGPGRRA from the coding sequence ATGCCCGTCGAGCCGATCTTGACTATGCGCCGCGAGGACGGATACGACATTCCGCTGCTCGTGTGGCGGCTCGACGAGCCGTTGCTGGCGATCTCGTCGGCCCCGCTGGGCGGCGGGATCGGCGTACGAGGGTGGGTGGTCAACGCGACCGTGCCCATGTCGTACCGCCGGGACGATCCGGACGTGCACCTCACCGAGCTGGCCGAGTGTCTCGGGCTGACCGGCCCCGGCATCGGACTGCTCACCGGCGTCGACGTCGCCGAGGTGGTGTCGGCCGGCGACGGCGGCGTACGGGTCTGGGCCACCGTCGGGCTCGGCGACCCGATCTGGGCGGCGGCCCCGCCGTCGGACGCCCCGCCGGCCGCCGGCACGGTCAACATCGTCGTGCGCGTGCCGGTCCGCCTGTCCGACGCCGCGCTGGTCAACGCCGTCGCCACGGCCACCGAGGCGAAGGCGCAGGCCTTGTGGGACCTCGGCCTCCCCGCCACGGGTACGGCCACCGACGCCGTCTCGATCCTCTGCGCGCACGACGGGCCGCCCGCCGCGTACGGTGGCCCGCGCTCGGAGTGGGGCGCGCGGGTCGCCCGCGCCGTCCACGCCGCCGTACGGGCCGGCGGCGGCACCGGCAAAGGGTCCGGAATGCCCTGGTCAGAGCGCGGTCCCGGGCGGCGTGCGTAG